One Salvia splendens isolate huo1 chromosome 12, SspV2, whole genome shotgun sequence genomic window carries:
- the LOC121756853 gene encoding NADH dehydrogenase [ubiquinone] flavoprotein 1, mitochondrial: MAPIKGILSLQKAAFIQRSSENLGLVRRLLSTQAAATSATPQPPPPPPPPEKTHFGGLKDEDRIFTNVYGLHDPFLKGAMKRGDWYRTKDLVIKGADWIVNEMKKSGLRGRGGAGFPSGLKWSFMPKASDGRPSYLVVNADESEPGTCKDREIMRHDPHKLLEGCLIAGVGMRARAAYIYIRGEYVNERLNLEKARKEAYAAGLLGKNACGSGYDFDVHIHFGAGAYICGEETALLESLEGKQGKPRLKPPFPANAGLYGCPTTVTNVETVAVSPTILRRGPEWFASFGRKNNSGTKLFCISGHVNKPCTVEEEMSIPLKELIERHCGGVCGGWDNLLAVIPGGSSVPLIPKNLCEDVLMDFDALKAVQSGLGTAAVIVMDKSTDVVDAIARLSYFYKHESCGQCTPCREGTGWLWMIMERMKVGNAKLEEIDMLQEVTKQIEGHTICALGDAAAWPVQGLIRHFRPEMERRIRERADRELQQAAAA, from the exons ATG GCTCCTATAAAAGGCATCCTTTCTCTACAAAAGGCTGCTTTTATCCAGCGCTCAAGTGAGAATTTGGGCCTCGTGCGTAGATTACTTAGCACACAGGCTGCTGCAACTTCTGCCACCCCACAGCCTCCACCCCCTCCGCCACCTCCAGAGAAGACCCACTTTGGCGGCCTTAAAGATGAGGACCGCATCTTCACTAATGTATATGGTCTGCATGATCCTTTCCTGAAAGGTGCAATGAAACGTGGAGACTGGTACAGGACAAAAGATCTAGTTATCAAAGGAGCTGATTGGATTGTCAATGAAATGAAGAAATCGGGACTTCGAGGCCGTGGTGGTGCTGGTTTTCCCTCTGGACTTAAATGGTCCTTTATGCCAAAGGCATCTGATGGCCGCCCTTCCTATCTTGTTGTAAATGCAGATGAAAGTGAACCTGGAACATGTAAAGATAGAGAGATCATGCGACATGATCCCCATAAACTGCTAGAAGGTTGTCTAATAGCAGGAGTTGGGATGAGGGCTAGAGCTGCGTATATATATATTCGTGGTGAGTATGTGAATGAAAGACTGAATCTCGAGAAAGCCAGGAAAGAAGCTTATGCAGCTGGATTGTTGGGAAAGAATGCATGTGGTTCAGGTTATGATTTTGATGTGCATATCCACTTTGGTGCTGGTGCTTATATATGTGGCGAAGAGACAGCTCTTTTAGAGAGCCTTGAGGGTAAGCAAGGGAAGCCCAGGTTGAAACCTCCTTTTCCAGCCAATGCCGGGCTATATGGTTGCCCCACAACTGTTACGAACGTTGAAACAGTGGCCGTTTCACCTACCATTTTGAGGCGGGGCCCGGAATGGTTTGCTAGTTTTGGCAGGAAAAACAATTCCGGAACCAAACTTTTCTGCATCTCAGGGCATGTAAATAAGCCATGTACTGTTGAAGAGGAGATGAGTATTCCATTGAAAGAGCTTATAGAGAGACACTGTGGTGGTGTTTGTGGTGGATGGGACAATTTACTTGCTGTTATTCCCGGTGGTTCATCTGTTCCGCTGATTCCCAAAAACTTATGTGAGGATGTGCTCATGGATTTTGATGCACTTAAAGCCGTCCAGTCAGGGTTGGGAACTGCTGCTGTCATTGTGATGGACAAGTCCACTGACGTTGTTGATGCCATTGCTAGGCTGTCTTACTTTTATAAGCATGAGAGTTGCGGCCAGTGTACACCTTGCAGAGAAGGTACTGGATGGCTCTGGATGATTATGGAGAGAATGAAAGTAGGAAACGCAAAGCTGGAGGAGATTGACATGCTCCAGGAAGTGACCAAGCAGATTGAAGGGCACACCATTTGTGCATTAGGAGATGCCGCTGCTTGGCCAGTTCAGGGTCTTATTAGGCACTTTAGGCCAGAGATGGAAAGGAGGATCAGGGAGAGGGCCGACAGAGAGTTACAACAGGCTGCTGCTGCTTGA
- the LOC121757582 gene encoding zinc finger BED domain-containing protein RICESLEEPER 2-like — MCVQDALSALEDEITPIRNAAMCIWRADTHLFRKWATFCKIKGLIPTRFFIDHSGCAPWYQSYRMVHGCFEYRDALCSFFAEQQFGDVRVNLAQFEACSSLYQLLTTFYQVVEELSRVYHPTSVLVLDNCVKLAILFNSLMGREGLARCVAAMIAKWLKYFHEIPTVFLLAKVFDPRIRLHGVEKLLEIYYDALFPIKDENTPIPSLIVANVKKCLYDLFQEYSMKHGASLGMDFSSGSHSDEMIPLLQRLQNLYYEVSEKRPRCYGANPYGELETYLAARFEYIVEPEFDILKWWSRMTMQFPVMSLIAKGILAAPALTVSVAQAFGTYGRVRVGLANV; from the coding sequence atgtgtgttcaagatgcatTGAGTGCTTTAGAAGACGAAATtacccctattagaaatgcagcaatgtgtatatggcgtgctgatacgCATTTgtttagaaaatgggcaacattttgcaagataAAAGGGTTGATTCCGACAAGAtttttcatagatcattcagggtGTGCCCCTTGGTATCAATCTTACAGAATGGTTCATGGCTGCTTTGAGTATAGAGATGCATTATGTTCATTTTTTGCCGAGCAGCAATTTGGGGATGTTCGAGTAAATTTGGCTCAGTTTGAAGCATGCTCTAGCTTATATCAGCTTTTGACTACTTTTTATCAAGTTGTTGAAGAACTATCCCGTGTTTATCATCCTACTTCTGTGTTGGTCTTGGATAATTGTGTCAAACTTGCAATTCTGTTTAACTCTTTAATGGGGCGTGAAGGTTTAGCACGATGTGTTGCTGCAATGATAGCGAAgtggttgaaatattttcatgaaatcccTACTGTGTTTCTACTTGCTAAAGTATTTGATCCTAGAATAAGATTACATGGTGTGGAGAAATTGTTGGAGATTTACTATGATGCTCTGTTTCCCATTAAAGATGAAAATACCCCAATTCCTAGCTTGATTGTTGCTAATGTAAAGAAATGCTTGTATGATCTCTTTCAAGAGTATAGCATGAAGCATGGTGCTAGTTTGGGTATGGATTTTTCTTCCGGTAGCCATAGCGATGAGATGATCCCTTTATTGCAAAGACTGCAAAACTTGTACTATGAGGTGTCAGAGAAACGGCCGAGGTGCTATGGCGCAAACCCTTATGGGGAGCTTGAAACATATCTGGCGGCTAGGTTTGAGTATATAGTGGAGCCGGAGTTTGATATCTTGAAGTGGTGGTCGAGGATGACTATGCAGTTCCCTGTAATGTCCTTGATCGCGAAGGGCATATTGGCAGCTCCGGCTTTGACTGTTTCTGTCGCGCAAGCATTTGGCACGTACGGGAGGGTACGCGTTGGACTGGCAAATGTCTAA